A part of Bdellovibrio sp. ArHS genomic DNA contains:
- a CDS encoding 2OG-Fe(II) oxygenase: protein MAQNQINLINLDRMFDDLAQNNWALSSALFTREFCQKLAHECQKLYAEGALQKASIGHGANKGVHAEIRGDFTRWIEESSATPLQQELLSELQLLLQKLNQSFYLGLKRFEIHFALYPPGAGYDKHIDNHRGSGARKITFILYLNENWQKGHGGELSLYEPDQENTLITQVEPHLGTVVLFRSDLFPHQVEKSFQPRLSITGWFRDDAS from the coding sequence TTGGCACAGAATCAAATCAATCTCATAAATCTGGATCGAATGTTTGATGATTTAGCACAGAATAACTGGGCTCTTTCATCGGCTCTTTTCACTCGGGAATTTTGTCAAAAGCTTGCCCACGAGTGTCAAAAGCTGTACGCCGAGGGCGCTTTGCAAAAAGCCTCGATCGGACACGGAGCTAACAAAGGAGTGCACGCAGAAATCCGTGGTGACTTCACTCGATGGATTGAAGAATCGTCGGCAACACCTTTGCAACAGGAGCTTCTGTCAGAGCTGCAACTGCTTTTGCAAAAGCTGAATCAGAGTTTTTACTTAGGACTGAAAAGATTCGAAATTCATTTTGCGCTCTACCCACCTGGGGCTGGCTATGATAAGCATATCGACAATCATCGGGGTTCGGGAGCACGAAAGATCACTTTCATTCTTTACCTCAATGAAAACTGGCAAAAGGGACATGGCGGTGAATTGAGTCTTTATGAACCTGATCAGGAAAACACGCTGATCACGCAAGTGGAACCTCACCTGGGCACCGTTGTCCTTTTTCGCAGTGACCTCTTCCCTCATCAAGTCGAGAAGAGCTTTCAGCCACGCCTGAGTATCACAGGCTGGTTTAGGGACGACGCATCATGA